A genomic region of [Eubacterium] eligens ATCC 27750 contains the following coding sequences:
- a CDS encoding DUF1015 domain-containing protein, producing MAVIRPFECVRPAEKVADRVAALPYDVYDSKEARAEVEREPLSFLKIDRAETQFDESVDMYSEQVYKKAHDMLMEAIDDGTFITDKDKAYYVYELTMDGRTQTGIVACASIDDYLNNIIKKHENTRADKELDRINHVDTCSAQTGPIFLAYRANAVISAEVAKAKQEKPVYSFTAVDGIRHQVWKISSKESVETIENAFAGINQIYIADGHHRAASAVKVGLRRREANPGYTGNEEFNYFLSVLFPDEELMIMPYNRVVKDLNGLSEEEFMEKIKDKFTVSESSTQVAPSKKGEFGMYLGKKWYTLTAKEEILSSDPVDGLDVAVLQNNVLEPLLGIHDPKTDKRIDFVGGIRGLGELERRCDEDCVLAFSMYATSIGELFAVADAGLLMPPKSTWFEPKLRSGLFIHRF from the coding sequence ATGGCAGTAATAAGACCATTTGAATGTGTCAGACCGGCTGAGAAAGTGGCAGACAGAGTAGCAGCTCTTCCTTATGATGTGTATGATTCAAAGGAAGCAAGAGCAGAGGTGGAAAGAGAACCATTATCATTTCTTAAGATTGACAGGGCAGAGACCCAGTTTGATGAATCAGTTGATATGTATAGTGAGCAGGTATATAAGAAAGCCCATGATATGCTTATGGAAGCTATAGATGATGGAACATTTATAACAGATAAGGACAAGGCATATTATGTGTATGAGCTTACAATGGATGGAAGGACACAGACAGGAATTGTAGCATGTGCTTCTATTGATGATTATCTTAACAATATTATTAAGAAGCATGAGAACACAAGAGCTGATAAGGAATTAGACAGAATTAACCATGTTGATACATGCAGTGCCCAGACTGGTCCTATATTCCTGGCATACAGAGCTAATGCAGTAATAAGTGCAGAGGTTGCCAAAGCTAAGCAGGAAAAGCCTGTATACAGTTTTACAGCGGTTGATGGAATAAGACATCAGGTATGGAAAATAAGCAGTAAAGAATCTGTAGAGACAATAGAGAACGCATTTGCAGGAATTAACCAGATATATATTGCGGACGGACACCACAGGGCAGCTTCTGCTGTAAAGGTAGGTTTACGCAGAAGAGAAGCTAATCCGGGATATACAGGCAATGAAGAGTTCAATTATTTCCTGTCAGTATTATTTCCAGATGAAGAACTTATGATTATGCCATATAACAGAGTTGTAAAGGACCTGAATGGTTTAAGTGAAGAAGAGTTCATGGAAAAGATTAAAGATAAATTCACTGTAAGCGAGAGCAGCACACAGGTTGCACCTTCTAAGAAAGGTGAATTCGGAATGTATCTTGGCAAAAAATGGTACACACTCACAGCCAAAGAAGAAATCTTAAGCAGCGACCCGGTAGACGGATTAGATGTAGCAGTACTCCAGAACAATGTCTTAGAGCCACTCTTAGGAATCCACGATCCTAAGACAGATAAGAGAATAGATTTCGTAGGCGGAATCCGCGGCTTAGGCGAGCTTGAGAGAAGATGTGATGAGGATTGCGTTCTTGCTTTTTCAATGTATGCAACTTCTATTGGAGAACTTTTTGCAGTAGCGGACGCAGGACTATTAATGCCTCCTAAGTCAACTTGGTTTGAGCCAAAATTAAGAAGCGGATTATTCATACATAGATTCTAA
- the aroC gene encoding chorismate synthase gives MAGSVFGNIFKISTWGESHGEGLGVVIDGCPAGLPLCEKDIQEQLDRRKPGQSKFTTPRKEDDEVHILSGVFEGKTTGTPISLAVYNKTQRSADYSEIANYYRPGHADYTFDEKFGFRDYRGGGRSSGRETIGRVAAGAIAMKILKELGINITAYAKEIGGIGIDYDKFDIAERDNNAFNMPDKEAAEKVKAFAESKMSVGDSIGGVIECRVTGMMTGIGNPTFEKLDANLAKAIMSIGAVKGFEIGDGFEAAKVTGKYNNDEFVMKDGRVGKLTNHSGGVLGGISDGDEIVFRAAVKPTPSISALQETVNKQGEDIEVSIKGRHDPMIVPRAVVVVEAMTALTLVDLIFDNMTARMDRVKEFYRK, from the coding sequence ATGGCAGGTTCAGTGTTTGGAAATATATTTAAGATATCAACATGGGGAGAGTCGCATGGAGAGGGACTTGGAGTTGTAATTGACGGGTGTCCTGCAGGTCTGCCTCTTTGTGAGAAAGATATTCAGGAGCAGTTAGACAGAAGAAAACCAGGTCAGTCAAAGTTTACTACACCAAGAAAGGAAGATGATGAAGTACATATTCTTTCAGGTGTATTTGAAGGCAAGACTACCGGGACTCCAATATCACTTGCCGTATATAATAAGACACAGAGGTCTGCTGACTATTCAGAGATAGCTAATTATTACAGACCGGGACATGCTGATTATACATTTGACGAGAAATTCGGATTCAGGGATTACAGAGGCGGAGGAAGAAGTTCTGGAAGAGAAACTATCGGAAGAGTTGCAGCCGGTGCAATCGCTATGAAGATTCTTAAAGAGCTTGGAATTAATATTACAGCATATGCTAAAGAAATCGGTGGAATTGGCATTGATTATGATAAGTTTGATATAGCTGAAAGAGATAATAACGCATTTAACATGCCTGATAAGGAAGCTGCAGAGAAGGTTAAGGCTTTTGCAGAGAGCAAGATGTCAGTTGGAGATTCAATCGGTGGTGTCATTGAATGCAGGGTTACAGGCATGATGACTGGAATTGGCAATCCTACATTTGAAAAGCTAGATGCTAATCTTGCTAAGGCAATAATGTCAATCGGGGCTGTCAAAGGCTTTGAGATTGGAGACGGGTTTGAAGCGGCTAAAGTTACAGGAAAGTATAATAATGATGAATTCGTAATGAAGGATGGCAGGGTTGGTAAGCTGACTAATCACAGCGGCGGAGTGCTTGGCGGAATAAGCGACGGTGATGAGATTGTGTTCAGGGCAGCGGTAAAACCGACACCTTCAATTAGTGCATTGCAGGAAACTGTTAATAAGCAGGGCGAGGATATCGAGGTTTCAATCAAAGGAAGACATGACCCGATGATAGTTCCAAGAGCAGTTGTTGTGGTTGAAGCTATGACAGCACTTACACTTGTTGACCTGATATTTGACAATATGACGGCTAGAATGGACAGAGTTAAAGAGTTTTATAGAAAATAA
- the ilvB gene encoding biosynthetic-type acetolactate synthase large subunit encodes MKLNGSEIIVECLKEQGVDTIFGYPGGAILNVYDALYKHSDEITHILTSHEQGASHAADGYARATGKVGVCFATSGPGATNLVTGIATAYMDSVPMVAITCNVTVPLLGRDSFQEIDIAGVTMPITKHSYIVKNVKDLAKTLRNAFRIAKEGRPGPVLVDVTKDVTAAECEYTPRVPKPVERITASIKEEDIDKAVTLIKKSKKPYVFVGGGAVISEASDELKKFVEKVDAPVCDSLMGKGAFDGSNERYTGMLGMHGTKTSNYGVSECDLLIVVGARFSDRVTGNAKKFAKNAKILQFDVDAAEINKNVRTDAHVLGDAKEILKRINDKLDNQDHSDWMEHIKSYKLDYPMRYNRDILNGPLIMEKIYEITNGDAIITTDVGQHQMWAAQHYKFKEPRTLLTSGGLGTMGYGLGACIGAKVGRKDKTVVNIAGDGCFRMNMNEVATATRYNIPIIEVIFNNHVLGMVRQWQDLFYGKRYSATVLDDQVDFVKVSEGMGAKAYSVDTIEEFEKAFKEAIELNIPCVIDCHIDREDKVFPMVSPGAAISEAFDREDLNNKK; translated from the coding sequence ATGAAGTTAAATGGTTCAGAGATAATTGTTGAATGCTTGAAAGAACAGGGCGTTGATACAATATTTGGATACCCTGGTGGAGCTATTCTTAATGTATATGATGCTCTTTATAAGCATTCAGATGAGATAACTCATATTCTTACATCACATGAGCAGGGTGCATCGCACGCTGCTGATGGATATGCTAGGGCAACAGGTAAGGTTGGTGTATGTTTTGCAACATCAGGTCCAGGAGCGACTAACCTTGTAACAGGTATTGCAACTGCATATATGGATTCAGTTCCTATGGTTGCAATTACATGTAATGTAACAGTTCCTCTTCTTGGAAGAGACAGCTTCCAGGAGATAGATATAGCGGGTGTTACAATGCCAATTACAAAGCACAGCTATATTGTTAAGAATGTAAAGGATCTTGCCAAGACATTAAGAAATGCTTTCAGAATTGCCAAGGAAGGAAGACCGGGTCCGGTATTAGTTGATGTTACTAAGGATGTAACAGCAGCAGAGTGTGAGTACACACCAAGAGTTCCAAAACCTGTAGAGAGAATTACAGCAAGCATTAAGGAAGAAGATATTGACAAGGCTGTGACACTTATTAAGAAATCTAAGAAGCCATATGTATTCGTTGGTGGCGGAGCTGTTATATCAGAGGCATCTGATGAACTTAAGAAGTTTGTTGAGAAGGTTGATGCACCGGTATGTGACTCACTTATGGGTAAGGGCGCATTTGACGGATCTAATGAAAGATACACAGGAATGCTTGGTATGCATGGTACTAAGACATCTAACTACGGAGTTTCAGAGTGTGATCTTCTTATTGTGGTTGGTGCAAGATTCTCAGACCGTGTTACTGGAAATGCTAAGAAATTCGCTAAGAATGCCAAGATTCTCCAGTTTGATGTTGATGCAGCTGAGATTAACAAGAATGTCAGGACAGATGCACATGTACTCGGAGATGCTAAAGAGATTCTTAAGAGAATCAATGATAAGTTAGATAATCAGGATCACTCAGACTGGATGGAACACATCAAGTCTTATAAGCTTGATTATCCTATGAGATATAACAGAGATATTCTTAACGGACCTCTTATCATGGAGAAGATATACGAGATTACAAATGGTGATGCAATTATTACAACAGATGTTGGACAGCATCAGATGTGGGCTGCACAGCATTATAAGTTCAAAGAGCCAAGAACACTTCTTACATCAGGCGGACTTGGAACTATGGGATATGGTCTTGGTGCATGTATAGGTGCCAAGGTTGGACGTAAGGATAAGACAGTTGTTAATATTGCAGGTGATGGCTGCTTCCGTATGAATATGAATGAAGTTGCAACAGCAACCAGATATAACATTCCTATTATTGAAGTTATATTTAATAACCATGTACTTGGTATGGTTAGACAGTGGCAGGATCTTTTCTATGGCAAGAGATATTCAGCTACAGTTCTTGATGATCAGGTGGATTTTGTTAAGGTTTCAGAAGGAATGGGAGCCAAGGCTTACAGTGTTGATACAATAGAGGAGTTTGAGAAAGCATTTAAAGAAGCAATCGAACTCAATATTCCATGTGTTATTGACTGTCATATTGACAGAGAAGACAAGGTATTCCCTATGGTTTCACCGGGGGCTGCAATCTCAGAGGCATTCGACAGAGAAGACCTTAATAACAAGAAATAA
- the tgt gene encoding tRNA guanosine(34) transglycosylase Tgt, whose translation MYKILKTDGRAKRAEFTTVHGTVQTPVFMNVGTVAAIKGAVATTDLQQIGTQIELSNTYHLHVRPGDKIIKQLGGLHKFMNWDKPILTDSGGFQVFSLAGLRKIKEEGVTFQSHIDGHKIFMGPEESMQIQSNLGSTIAMAFDECAPAKADRKYIQNSVDRTYRWLERCKKEMARLNSLPDTVNPDQMLFGIDQGGVFNDIRIDHAKRISELDLDGYAVGGLAVGETHEEMYDVLDNVVPYLPQDKPTYLMGVGTPANILESVDRGIDFFDCVYPSRNGRHGHVYTKFGKINLFNAKYETDTAPIEEGCGCPCCQNYSRAYVRHLLKAKEMLGMRLCVLHNLYYYNHLMTDIRAAIEEGRYAGFKEEALYQMKTYDKQ comes from the coding sequence ATGTATAAAATTTTAAAGACAGATGGCAGGGCAAAAAGAGCAGAGTTCACAACAGTACATGGAACTGTGCAGACACCTGTATTTATGAATGTCGGAACAGTTGCGGCCATTAAAGGCGCAGTTGCGACAACTGATTTACAGCAGATAGGAACGCAGATAGAATTATCTAACACTTACCATCTTCATGTAAGACCGGGAGATAAGATTATTAAGCAGCTTGGAGGACTTCATAAGTTCATGAACTGGGATAAACCGATTCTTACAGATTCAGGTGGATTTCAGGTGTTTTCACTTGCAGGACTCCGTAAGATTAAAGAAGAAGGCGTTACTTTCCAGTCACATATTGACGGACATAAGATATTCATGGGACCAGAGGAAAGCATGCAGATACAGTCTAATCTTGGTTCAACAATCGCAATGGCATTTGACGAATGTGCGCCGGCAAAGGCTGACAGAAAATATATCCAGAATTCTGTTGACAGAACATACCGCTGGTTAGAGCGTTGCAAGAAAGAGATGGCAAGACTGAACTCACTTCCTGATACGGTTAATCCTGATCAGATGCTTTTCGGTATCGATCAGGGTGGTGTGTTCAATGATATAAGAATTGACCATGCTAAGAGAATATCAGAGTTAGACCTTGACGGTTATGCAGTAGGCGGACTTGCCGTAGGTGAAACACATGAGGAAATGTATGATGTACTCGATAATGTAGTGCCATATCTTCCACAGGATAAGCCGACATACCTTATGGGTGTTGGAACACCAGCCAATATTCTTGAGTCAGTAGACAGAGGAATTGATTTCTTCGACTGCGTATATCCTTCAAGAAATGGCCGTCACGGACATGTATATACTAAGTTTGGAAAGATTAATCTTTTTAATGCAAAGTATGAAACAGATACAGCACCAATTGAAGAAGGCTGTGGATGTCCATGCTGTCAGAATTATTCAAGAGCATATGTAAGGCATCTTCTTAAGGCTAAGGAAATGCTTGGTATGCGTCTGTGCGTTCTTCATAATCTTTACTACTACAACCATCTTATGACAGACATAAGAGCTGCGATTGAAGAAGGAAGATATGCAGGCTTCAAGGAAGAGGCATTATATCAGATGAAGACATATGATAAGCAGTAA
- the yajC gene encoding preprotein translocase subunit YajC, whose amino-acid sequence MNIAIIVFYVVIIGAMMYFMAIKPQKKEQKRQQELMDSMEIGDYVLTTSGFYGVLIDISDDDVIVEFGNNKNCRISMQKKAIAQVEKPSDSTSAE is encoded by the coding sequence ATGAATATTGCTATCATAGTTTTTTATGTCGTAATTATTGGTGCAATGATGTATTTCATGGCAATCAAGCCACAGAAGAAGGAACAGAAGCGTCAGCAGGAACTTATGGATTCTATGGAAATCGGTGATTATGTTCTTACAACAAGCGGTTTCTATGGTGTTCTTATCGATATATCAGATGATGATGTAATTGTTGAATTCGGTAACAACAAGAATTGCCGTATTTCAATGCAGAAGAAGGCAATTGCTCAGGTTGAGAAGCCATCAGACAGCACATCAGCAGAATAA
- a CDS encoding phosphoglycerate dehydrogenase: MINVNCLNNIAACGLKLFSDEYNTESSFEDAQAVLVRSAKMHDMELSDNLLAIARAGAGVNNIPLDKCAEEGIVVFNTPGANANAVKEQVIAAMLLASRDLIGGNKWVADNAEDPDIAKATEKAKKAFAGQEIKGKKLGVIGLGAIGQLVANAAIALGMEVYGYDPYVSVKAAWNLSSEVKYISDVKDIYKECNYITVHVPALDSTKGMINKEAFDLMQDGTVIINCARDVLVDEAAIGEALKSGRVKTYVSDFPNPTTAKMEGAIVLPHLGASTAEAEDNCAIMAVNELRNFIENGNIVNSVNYPNCDCGVCATKGRITVCHKNVPAVISKITTVLGAAGINISSMANQSRGDYAYSLLDIEASAPEAVVEELSAIEGVIKVRVIK, encoded by the coding sequence ATGATTAATGTTAATTGTCTTAATAATATAGCAGCCTGCGGATTAAAGCTTTTTTCTGATGAGTATAATACAGAAAGCTCATTTGAAGACGCACAGGCTGTACTTGTAAGAAGTGCCAAGATGCATGATATGGAGCTTAGTGATAATCTTCTTGCAATTGCAAGAGCAGGAGCTGGCGTTAATAATATTCCTCTTGACAAATGTGCAGAGGAAGGTATTGTTGTATTCAACACACCAGGAGCTAATGCTAACGCAGTTAAGGAACAGGTTATTGCAGCTATGCTTTTAGCATCAAGAGATTTAATCGGTGGTAACAAGTGGGTTGCAGATAATGCAGAAGACCCTGATATTGCCAAGGCAACTGAGAAGGCTAAGAAAGCATTTGCAGGACAGGAAATCAAGGGCAAGAAGCTTGGCGTCATCGGACTTGGAGCAATTGGACAGTTAGTTGCCAATGCAGCTATAGCACTTGGAATGGAAGTATACGGATATGACCCATATGTTTCAGTTAAGGCTGCATGGAATCTTTCAAGTGAAGTTAAGTACATATCTGATGTTAAGGATATCTATAAGGAATGTAACTATATTACAGTTCATGTTCCTGCACTTGACAGCACTAAGGGAATGATTAATAAGGAAGCGTTTGACCTTATGCAGGATGGAACAGTAATTATCAACTGTGCAAGAGATGTACTTGTTGATGAAGCTGCTATCGGTGAGGCACTTAAGTCTGGAAGAGTTAAGACTTATGTTTCAGATTTCCCTAACCCAACAACAGCTAAGATGGAAGGAGCAATTGTTCTTCCTCATCTTGGAGCTTCAACAGCAGAAGCTGAAGATAACTGTGCTATTATGGCAGTTAATGAGCTTAGAAACTTTATCGAGAACGGTAATATTGTTAATTCAGTTAATTACCCTAACTGTGATTGCGGAGTATGTGCAACTAAAGGAAGAATTACTGTATGCCACAAGAATGTTCCAGCGGTTATTAGTAAGATAACAACAGTTCTTGGTGCTGCAGGCATCAATATATCATCTATGGCTAACCAGTCAAGAGGTGATTATGCATATTCTCTCTTAGATATTGAAGCATCTGCACCAGAGGCAGTAGTTGAAGAGCTTTCAGCAATTGAAGGTGTTATCAAGGTAAGAGTTATTAAGTAA
- the leuB gene encoding 3-isopropylmalate dehydrogenase, producing MESRITLIPGDGIGPEIVREAVKVLDSVADKYGHKFDYTKILMGGCSIDEYGVPLTDEAVATAKASDAVLLGAVGGNVGNSKWYDVAPNLRPEAGLLKIRKELGLFANLRPAYLYDELKAACPLKEEIIGDGFDMVIMRELTGGLYFGNRYTKEIDGLETAVDTLTYNEEEIRRIAIKGFEIAMKRRKKVTSVDKANVLDSSRLWRKIVHEVAKDYPEVEVSDMLVDNCAMQLVMNPGQFDVILTENMFGDILSDEASMITGSIGMLSSASLNKTKLGLYEPSHGSAPDIAGKNVANPIATILSAAMMLRYSLDLDKEADAIEAAVATVLKEGYRTTDIMSEGCTLVGTDKMGDLIAERV from the coding sequence ATGGAAAGCAGAATAACTTTAATTCCAGGTGATGGAATAGGACCAGAAATCGTCAGAGAGGCTGTGAAAGTGCTTGACAGTGTGGCTGACAAATACGGTCACAAGTTCGATTATACCAAGATTCTTATGGGTGGATGCTCAATTGATGAGTATGGCGTTCCACTTACAGATGAAGCAGTAGCAACAGCTAAAGCATCTGATGCTGTACTTCTTGGAGCAGTTGGAGGCAATGTGGGTAATTCCAAGTGGTATGATGTTGCACCTAATTTAAGACCAGAAGCGGGACTTTTAAAGATTCGTAAGGAATTAGGACTTTTTGCTAATTTACGTCCGGCATATCTTTATGATGAACTTAAGGCAGCGTGTCCATTGAAGGAAGAAATAATCGGTGATGGATTTGATATGGTAATTATGAGAGAGCTTACAGGCGGCCTTTACTTTGGTAATAGATATACTAAGGAAATTGACGGATTGGAGACAGCCGTTGATACACTTACATACAACGAAGAAGAAATCAGAAGAATTGCAATTAAGGGATTTGAGATTGCAATGAAGAGAAGAAAGAAAGTAACAAGCGTTGATAAGGCAAATGTTCTTGATTCTTCAAGACTCTGGAGAAAGATTGTACATGAGGTTGCAAAGGATTATCCGGAAGTTGAAGTTTCAGACATGCTTGTAGATAACTGTGCTATGCAGCTTGTTATGAATCCTGGACAGTTCGATGTTATTCTTACTGAGAACATGTTTGGAGACATATTATCAGATGAGGCAAGTATGATAACAGGTTCAATCGGAATGTTATCAAGTGCAAGCCTTAATAAGACTAAGTTAGGTCTTTATGAGCCAAGCCATGGTTCAGCACCTGATATTGCAGGAAAGAATGTTGCTAATCCAATTGCTACAATTCTCAGTGCAGCCATGATGTTAAGATATTCACTTGATCTTGACAAGGAAGCAGATGCTATTGAAGCAGCAGTTGCAACTGTTTTAAAGGAAGGCTACAGAACAACTGATATTATGTCAGAAGGATGCACACTTGTAGGAACTGATAAGATGGGCGACTTAATCGCAGAGAGAGTTTAA
- the ilvD gene encoding dihydroxy-acid dehydratase produces MISDNARSGMQQAPARSLFNALGFTAEEMKKPMIGIVSSYNEIVPGHMNIDKIVNAVKLGVAEAGGVPVVFPAIAVCDGIAMGHVGMKYSLVTRDLIADSTECMAIAHQFDGLVMVPNCDKNVPGLLMAAARLNLPTVFVSGGPMLAGHVKGKKRSLSSMFEAVGSYAAGTMTEEDVLEFEEKVCPTCGSCSGMYTANSMNCLTEALGMGLRGNGTIPAVYSERIKLAKHAGMAVMDMVNKGITARDIITKDSIMNALTVDMALGCSTNSMLHLPAIAHEIGFDFDIKFANPISEKTPNLCHLAPAGPTYMEDLNEAGGVYAVMKELADIGLLNTDCLTVSGKTIGECIATAYNRDPEVIRTVDNAYSKTGGLAVLSGNLAPDGSVVKRSAVVPEMLVHEGPARVFDSEEDAIAAIKGGKIVEGDVVVIRYEGPKGGPGMREMLNPTSAIAGMGLGSSVALITDGRFSGASRGASIGHVSPEAAVGGPIALVEEGDIISIDIPGLKLELKVSDEELAARKAKWQPREPKVTTGYLKRYASLVTSGNRGAILKSSADE; encoded by the coding sequence ATGATAAGTGATAACGCCAGAAGTGGTATGCAGCAGGCACCTGCACGAAGCCTTTTTAATGCACTTGGCTTCACAGCAGAAGAGATGAAGAAACCTATGATTGGTATTGTAAGCTCTTATAATGAGATTGTACCAGGTCATATGAATATTGATAAGATTGTCAATGCAGTTAAATTAGGAGTTGCTGAGGCAGGCGGTGTGCCTGTAGTATTCCCTGCTATTGCAGTATGCGATGGTATTGCAATGGGACATGTCGGAATGAAATATTCTTTAGTAACAAGAGATTTAATTGCAGATTCAACAGAGTGTATGGCAATTGCACATCAGTTTGACGGACTTGTAATGGTTCCTAACTGTGATAAGAATGTTCCAGGACTTTTAATGGCAGCAGCAAGACTTAATCTTCCAACTGTATTCGTATCAGGCGGACCAATGCTTGCAGGTCATGTTAAGGGTAAGAAGAGAAGCCTTTCTTCAATGTTTGAGGCTGTTGGTTCATATGCAGCAGGAACAATGACAGAGGAAGATGTACTTGAGTTTGAGGAAAAGGTATGCCCAACATGTGGTTCATGTTCAGGCATGTACACAGCCAATTCAATGAACTGCCTTACAGAGGCACTTGGTATGGGACTTCGCGGCAATGGTACAATTCCAGCCGTATATTCAGAGAGAATCAAGCTTGCAAAGCACGCAGGCATGGCTGTTATGGATATGGTTAATAAGGGAATCACAGCAAGAGATATCATCACTAAGGATTCTATTATGAATGCCCTTACAGTAGATATGGCACTTGGATGTTCTACTAATTCAATGCTTCACCTTCCAGCTATTGCACATGAGATAGGATTTGATTTTGATATCAAATTCGCTAACCCAATAAGTGAAAAGACTCCTAATCTCTGCCACCTTGCACCAGCAGGTCCAACATACATGGAAGACCTTAATGAAGCAGGCGGTGTATATGCAGTTATGAAAGAGCTTGCAGATATCGGACTTCTTAATACAGACTGCCTGACAGTTTCAGGAAAGACAATCGGCGAGTGCATAGCAACAGCATACAACCGTGATCCTGAAGTCATAAGAACAGTTGATAATGCATACAGTAAGACAGGTGGTCTTGCAGTTCTTTCAGGAAATCTTGCACCAGACGGATCAGTAGTCAAGCGTTCAGCAGTTGTTCCAGAGATGCTTGTACATGAAGGCCCGGCAAGAGTATTTGATTCAGAAGAAGATGCAATTGCTGCTATTAAGGGTGGTAAGATAGTTGAAGGTGATGTAGTTGTTATCCGTTACGAAGGTCCTAAGGGTGGTCCTGGTATGAGAGAAATGCTTAATCCTACATCAGCTATTGCAGGTATGGGACTTGGCTCATCAGTTGCTCTTATTACAGATGGACGATTCTCAGGTGCAAGCCGTGGAGCTTCTATTGGTCATGTATCACCAGAGGCTGCTGTTGGCGGACCTATTGCTTTAGTTGAAGAAGGAGATATCATCAGCATTGATATTCCGGGACTTAAACTTGAACTTAAGGTTTCAGATGAAGAGCTTGCTGCAAGAAAGGCTAAGTGGCAGCCAAGAGAACCTAAGGTAACAACAGGATACTTAAAGAGATATGCTTCACTCGTTACATCAGGAAACAGAGGAGCTATTCTTAAAAGTTCAGCAGATGAGTAA
- the serC gene encoding 3-phosphoserine/phosphohydroxythreonine transaminase, translating to MSRVYNFSAGPAVLPEEVLKEAADEMLDYQGSGQSVMEMSHRSKVYDNIIKEAEKDLRDLLNIPDNYKVLFLQGGASQFFAEVPMNLMKNKKAGYILTGQWAKKAFAEAKIYGEAVELASSADKTFSYIPDCSDLDIPEDLDYVYICENNTIYGTKYKTLPNTKGHILVSDVSSCFLSEPMDVTKYGVVYGGVQKNIGPAGVVIAIIREDLITDDVLPGTPTMLKWKTQADADSLYNTPPCYNIYICGKVFKWIKKMGGLSAMKEHNEKKAKILYDFLDESKLFMGTVVKEDRSLMNVPFVCNIEDKEAKDAMEAKFIKEAAAAGFVNLKGHRTVGGMRASIYNAMPIEGVEKLVEFMKKFEKENA from the coding sequence GTGAGTAGAGTTTATAACTTTAGCGCTGGTCCAGCTGTTTTACCAGAGGAAGTACTCAAAGAAGCAGCAGATGAAATGTTAGATTACCAGGGAAGCGGTCAGTCGGTAATGGAAATGAGCCACAGATCCAAGGTTTATGACAACATCATCAAAGAGGCAGAGAAGGATTTAAGAGACCTTCTTAACATCCCAGATAACTATAAGGTGTTATTTTTACAGGGTGGTGCATCGCAGTTCTTCGCTGAAGTGCCTATGAACCTTATGAAGAATAAGAAAGCAGGTTATATCCTTACAGGACAGTGGGCTAAGAAAGCATTTGCAGAAGCTAAGATATATGGAGAGGCTGTTGAGCTTGCTTCATCAGCAGACAAGACATTTTCATATATTCCAGACTGCTCAGATCTTGATATTCCAGAGGATCTTGACTATGTATATATCTGTGAGAACAACACAATTTACGGAACAAAGTATAAGACATTACCTAACACTAAGGGTCATATTCTTGTATCAGATGTTTCATCATGCTTCTTATCAGAACCTATGGATGTAACTAAGTACGGCGTTGTATACGGCGGTGTTCAGAAGAACATCGGACCAGCAGGCGTTGTAATTGCTATTATCAGAGAAGATCTTATAACAGATGACGTTCTTCCAGGAACTCCTACAATGCTTAAGTGGAAGACACAGGCAGATGCAGATTCTCTTTATAATACACCACCATGCTACAATATCTATATCTGTGGCAAGGTGTTCAAGTGGATTAAGAAGATGGGTGGACTTTCAGCAATGAAGGAACACAATGAGAAGAAGGCTAAGATTCTTTATGATTTCCTTGATGAGAGCAAGTTATTCATGGGAACAGTTGTTAAGGAAGACCGTTCACTTATGAATGTACCTTTTGTATGCAACATTGAAGATAAAGAAGCTAAGGATGCTATGGAAGCTAAGTTCATTAAGGAAGCTGCAGCTGCAGGATTTGTTAACCTTAAGGGACACAGAACAGTTGGCGGTATGAGAGCATCTATCTACAATGCTATGCCAATCGAAGGTGTAGAGAAGCTTGTTGAATTCATGAAGAAGTTCGAGAAGGAGAATGCATAA